In bacterium, the following are encoded in one genomic region:
- a CDS encoding glutathione S-transferase N-terminal domain-containing protein, whose protein sequence is MAETKIEIYKTPTCPYCSMAEEYFQSLNLPYVAYDLTQQPEKAQEMMQKSGQTGVPVIVLNKNGEEKVIVGFNKPEIESFLNIKES, encoded by the coding sequence ATGGCTGAAACAAAAATCGAAATCTACAAAACCCCTACTTGTCCTTACTGTTCTATGGCAGAAGAGTATTTTCAATCTCTGAATCTCCCTTATGTTGCTTATGATTTAACTCAACAGCCAGAAAAAGCTCAAGAAATGATGCAAAAATCAGGCCAAACCGGCGTGCCAGTAATAGTTTTAAATAAAAACGGGGAAGAAAAAGTAATCGTTGGCTTTAACAAACCTGAAATAGAAAGTTTTCTCAACATCAAAGAAAGCTAA
- a CDS encoding metallophosphoesterase family protein, giving the protein MGKEVYVLMVSDLHDNIKGLEKLKNWVSKFKPQLIISAGDITSLNVPDQIERYKNFLKTIGWPKQKVWAIEGNNEQKQTAEWLKSKKIYLKEKHFYGFRWVGIGGWGETTPALKPFDQKTILITHMPPQNISKHINTPKFHFFGHLHRPFLKRKLSNLTLVQIPPLINQQALLFILPSEKIKLLD; this is encoded by the coding sequence ATGGGCAAAGAGGTATATGTTTTAATGGTGAGTGATTTGCATGATAACATTAAAGGTTTAGAGAAGCTTAAAAATTGGGTATCAAAATTCAAACCCCAGCTAATTATTAGTGCCGGAGATATCACTTCTCTTAATGTCCCTGACCAAATAGAAAGGTATAAAAATTTTCTCAAAACAATTGGTTGGCCAAAACAAAAAGTTTGGGCAATTGAAGGAAATAACGAACAAAAACAAACCGCAGAGTGGCTTAAAAGCAAAAAGATATATTTAAAAGAAAAACACTTTTATGGCTTTCGCTGGGTAGGCATAGGGGGTTGGGGAGAAACAACTCCCGCCCTAAAGCCATTTGACCAAAAAACAATCCTGATTACCCATATGCCGCCACAAAATATCTCTAAACATATTAACACCCCTAAATTTCATTTCTTTGGCCACTTACATCGGCCTTTTTTAAAAAGGAAATTATCAAACTTAACCTTGGTTCAAATCCCCCCTTTAATAAATCAGCAAGCTTTATTGTTTATTCTTCCTTCAGAAAAAATTAAACTTTTAGATTAA